DNA from Roseimicrobium sp. ORNL1:
CGCCTTTACGGCGTACGAGCGGTAGCCCACATGCTCGAAGGCGAGAACGTTGCCTTCCTTGTCAGCAACGGCATATTTCGCGGGAATGAATACATTGAAAGGGGAACCGGACGCTGCGTCGCCAAAGACCTCTTTCCGGGCTTCCAGTTTGATTGCGAAACTCTTCCGATCATCACTCAAACCACCATCCGCATGGAGTTGGTAAGGAAGCGCGCAGGACGGTCTGACTCCGGGCTCCTGGCGGGGTATCACTGAAGATGCTTCTGCGCCCGCTGCACCCCCGGCGACTTCCGCCTCGCTGAGCATTTTGGAGTTGGCAGGGATGTCCTTGAACTTGGCGTTGAAGATGCCCTTGATGAAAGGTTGCTTGTCCAGCATGGAGAGTTCTTCCTTTCCATTGCCCTGATAGGGCCGGAACACCATGCCCAGGTGACCGGACACGGTTTTCCGCCAGAGGCTGGTGTTCGTCTCCTGGATTTGCGACCCTGTCTTCTTGTTGATGAAATCCTGGACGAATCGGAAGACAGAGGTGTGATCGAAGACATGCGAGCATACCCTGCCGCCACGGGTCCAGGGCGAGGCGATGATCATCGGCACGCGGAATCCCAGCCCCACCGGGCCTCCTCGCGCTTCCTTTTCTGAAACTCCATCACGCAACTCGTTCTCCAGCGTGATGTATTCGACTGCAGGATCGATTCCCTCGGAGCAACGCCCTGTCTCCGGTCTTCGGGGATCCGGGGCGACGTAGGGTGGCACATGATCAAAGTACCCATCATTCTCATCATAGGTCAGGATGAAGATTGTCTTCTTCCACACCTCGGGATTCTTGGTGAGGATGTCCAGCACCTCGGAGACGTACCAGCTTCCGAACCACGGGGCGGTCGGGTGGTCGCTGAACTTCTCCGGTCCCACCAGCCAGGAAACCATGGGCAGTTTCCCGCTGTTCACATCCTTTCGGAACTGGTGTAATACATCGCCCTTGGGGAGGTTTAGTTCCCGCCTTTCGCCGTTCTCTTCATAATCGAATGTAGTGAGTTGATGGTAGTCGGGATCATCAGAGTTTGCCGCGAATGCCCTAGCATGAAGGCTCCTGGCCTCGGGGGACAACTTCTCGAAGTTTTCCCGGCTCCATGTGATCAATCCATCGCGTGCATCTGCCAGCACTTTCTCTTTTGCCGAGATTTGCCTGGCCAGTTTGGCGGTCTGCTGGAAATCGACAGCAGGGTCAGCCATTTGTTCGTGCAGCTTTTGGATTTCCTTGGGAAGTTCCTCAGCCTGCTTGCGCAGTCCGTCCACATAGCGGGAGGAAAAGCGCACATTGAACTGCGCGAACCACTCCAGGAGGTTGCAACCGAAGTTCGAGAGCCAGGCGCGTTCCTCTCCGACAAAGCCGCCTCCTGCGCTGATGTCGTTTTGATACACCTGCCACGAGATGTGATTCCGCTCCAGCAGTTCGGGAAAGGTCGTCCAGTGCGCCTCCCCGTAGGGGATGTTGTTGCGGATGTAAGCCTTGGCATCTCCGTTCTGCTCGCCACGGATCGCTCCTGACCACAGAAACAAGCGGTTCGGCCAGGTGCTGGTCATGGCGGAGCAGAAGTTCTGATCACATACGGTGAATGCATCCGCCAGGGCATAGTTGAAGGGAATGTCCTCACGCCGGTAGTAGCCCATGGTCAGGGGAAGGTGCGCGTAGGCCTTGTTGCCCACCTGCTTTGCATCCAGCCAGCGATCGTATCTGCCGCCATTGCAGGCATCAATCTGGCTCTGGCGCGAGTGCGGGGTTGAACCCATCCACGTTGCCTTGGTACCATGCATGTCGAGGCGGAATGGTGCGAATGTCTCGCCCTGGGCATTGCTCTGCAGCCACACGGGATTTCCGTTCGGGAGGTCAATGCGGCGTGGGTCGTTGAATCCGCGCACGCCTTGCAGTGTGCCGAAGCAGTGGTCGAACGACCGGTTCTCCTGCATCAGGATCACGATATGCTCCGCATCCAGGTAGGTGCTGCCCGGCTCGGGGTTGATGGCCATGGCTCTGGATACAGATTCTGGCGCGAGACCGCTCATGCCGGCAGCGCCGGAGAGCATCATGACTTTCCTGAGGAATTCCCGACGTGTGTCCATGATTTGAATATGGGGGTGATACGGCGTTTCAAAACGTCCGTGCGGGAGGTGATTTATCGGCGGGGCGAGTATAACGTGCCGTCATTGGATTCCGCTTTCAGATACAATCTGCGATGCGCGGTAAAATCACGAGACGACTCCTGCGTTCACCAAATTCCTCGCGCTTCTCCTTTGCTTCACGCCACCTACCACGGAGCGACCGACTCCCTCTTGATCCGGATGCGGAGGGCGAGTTCCTTCAGTGCCCGTATGGCGGCGAGGCGTTCGTCCTTGTAGACCTCCGA
Protein-coding regions in this window:
- a CDS encoding phospholipase C, phosphocholine-specific, translated to MDTRREFLRKVMMLSGAAGMSGLAPESVSRAMAINPEPGSTYLDAEHIVILMQENRSFDHCFGTLQGVRGFNDPRRIDLPNGNPVWLQSNAQGETFAPFRLDMHGTKATWMGSTPHSRQSQIDACNGGRYDRWLDAKQVGNKAYAHLPLTMGYYRREDIPFNYALADAFTVCDQNFCSAMTSTWPNRLFLWSGAIRGEQNGDAKAYIRNNIPYGEAHWTTFPELLERNHISWQVYQNDISAGGGFVGEERAWLSNFGCNLLEWFAQFNVRFSSRYVDGLRKQAEELPKEIQKLHEQMADPAVDFQQTAKLARQISAKEKVLADARDGLITWSRENFEKLSPEARSLHARAFAANSDDPDYHQLTTFDYEENGERRELNLPKGDVLHQFRKDVNSGKLPMVSWLVGPEKFSDHPTAPWFGSWYVSEVLDILTKNPEVWKKTIFILTYDENDGYFDHVPPYVAPDPRRPETGRCSEGIDPAVEYITLENELRDGVSEKEARGGPVGLGFRVPMIIASPWTRGGRVCSHVFDHTSVFRFVQDFINKKTGSQIQETNTSLWRKTVSGHLGMVFRPYQGNGKEELSMLDKQPFIKGIFNAKFKDIPANSKMLSEAEVAGGAAGAEASSVIPRQEPGVRPSCALPYQLHADGGLSDDRKSFAIKLEARKEVFGDAASGSPFNVFIPAKYAVADKEGNVLAFEHVGYRSYAVKAGDHLVESFPLQSFEGGTYHLRIDGPNGFHREYKGEAAEPPLKITCDYDRDAAEPNKLTGKLRFLIHHLGGNQPVSLEIRDHAYGKALLKREVPATTTPDKAVVIVLDQSGSHGWYDVGISVPGFDNFIRRYAGRIETGQDGFTDPCMGQMA